A single genomic interval of Candidatus Methylomirabilota bacterium harbors:
- a CDS encoding methyltransferase domain-containing protein, whose product MSAPVSASEFWEALYADHHDGWELGGPHPSLVDLVERTPPPRGRVAVPGCGRGHDARFLARHGYETVGFDFAKAAITEARRLARQAGVAVTFEQRDLFSLPTECAEAFDGIWEYTCFCAIDPGRRSEYVRAMAAILKPGGWFWACFFPIRASGGGPPFPVSQPEIRRRLARAFRIAWEGPPARPVAARAAQEWMVHAVKQRPA is encoded by the coding sequence GTGAGCGCACCGGTCAGCGCTTCGGAATTCTGGGAGGCGCTCTACGCCGACCACCACGACGGGTGGGAGTTGGGCGGTCCCCATCCCTCGCTCGTGGACCTCGTCGAGCGGACGCCACCGCCCCGCGGACGGGTGGCGGTCCCGGGATGCGGGCGTGGCCACGACGCTCGCTTCCTGGCCCGACACGGTTACGAGACAGTGGGCTTCGACTTCGCCAAGGCGGCCATCACGGAGGCCCGCCGGCTGGCGCGGCAGGCGGGTGTCGCGGTCACCTTCGAGCAGCGCGATCTCTTCAGCCTGCCGACCGAGTGCGCGGAGGCCTTCGACGGGATCTGGGAGTACACGTGCTTCTGCGCCATCGATCCCGGCCGGCGGAGCGAGTACGTACGCGCGATGGCCGCCATTCTCAAGCCCGGCGGCTGGTTCTGGGCCTGCTTCTTCCCCATTCGGGCTTCGGGCGGCGGACCACCGTTCCCCGTCAGCCAACCCGAAATCCGCCGGCGCCTGGCCCGCGCGTTTCGCATCGCGTGGGAAGGGCCACCGGCCCGCCCCGTCGCAGCCCGCGCGGCCCAGGAATGGATGGTCCACGCCGTGAAGCAGCGCCCGGCCTGA
- a CDS encoding HAD family phosphatase, with amino-acid sequence MVFDMDGVLVDSGAFHRAAWGALLEELGVPPPPEFWRRTIGRPAHEAIAWLLGGDLTAAQARDLSRRKHEYYVRLSGTAPPAIPGALAFVDELYRRGVPVGVATSARRADATRLLGVLGLLSRFGVIVTAEDVARGKPDPEVYLLAAHGLAVSPVHCLVFEDSTVGVEAARRAGMRVIGVTTAHTETELLGAGAERVIANFEVCSWPL; translated from the coding sequence GTGGTGTTCGACATGGACGGCGTCCTCGTCGACTCGGGCGCCTTCCATCGGGCGGCCTGGGGAGCCCTGCTCGAGGAGCTGGGCGTGCCTCCGCCCCCGGAGTTCTGGCGACGGACCATCGGCCGCCCGGCTCACGAAGCAATCGCCTGGCTGCTCGGTGGCGACCTGACGGCCGCTCAGGCGCGTGACCTGTCTCGGCGTAAGCACGAGTACTACGTTCGCCTCTCTGGTACCGCGCCGCCAGCGATTCCGGGCGCGCTGGCGTTCGTGGATGAGCTATACCGTCGCGGGGTGCCCGTGGGCGTCGCCACGTCGGCGCGCCGGGCCGATGCCACCCGTCTCCTCGGCGTACTCGGTCTCCTCTCTCGCTTCGGCGTCATCGTGACGGCGGAGGATGTGGCACGCGGCAAACCGGACCCCGAGGTCTATCTGCTGGCCGCCCATGGCCTCGCCGTATCCCCGGTCCACTGCCTGGTCTTCGAGGACTCCACCGTGGGTGTCGAGGCAGCGCGCCGAGCGGGCATGCGAGTGATCGGTGTCACGACCGCCCACACGGAAACGGAGCTGCTCGGCGCCGGGGCCGAACGCGTCATCGCGAACTTCGAAGTCTGCTCATGGCCCCTGTGA
- a CDS encoding cupin domain-containing protein, translated as MSEAGCFHNVGSGGITRELAPGITARIFPGVHAMLSIVTLEPNSVSPVHSHSNEQWGFCLEGEWIRVQDGVEHHVKAGDFWQTPPNVSHGGRTLARRCVVLDIFAPPREEYRQPGRGLGAATIA; from the coding sequence ATGAGCGAGGCAGGATGCTTCCACAACGTCGGCAGCGGTGGGATCACGCGCGAGCTGGCGCCGGGAATCACGGCGCGCATCTTTCCCGGCGTCCATGCGATGCTCTCCATCGTCACGTTGGAGCCCAACTCGGTGTCGCCGGTGCACTCGCATTCCAACGAGCAGTGGGGCTTCTGCCTCGAGGGCGAGTGGATTCGCGTCCAGGACGGCGTCGAGCACCACGTGAAGGCGGGTGACTTCTGGCAGACACCCCCGAACGTGTCGCACGGGGGCCGCACGCTGGCGCGACGTTGCGTCGTGCTGGACATTTTCGCACCACCCCGCGAGGAGTACCGTCAGCCCGGCCGTGGCCTGGGCGCCGCCACCATCGCCTGA
- a CDS encoding SDR family NAD(P)-dependent oxidoreductase, whose translation MTAPGRTALVTGGTGALGQAVTRRLLAAGDTVWVPYVVDAERERLLAAVDTEQAGRLVLERVDVADATALGRFVSGARARHGGIDALITLVGGFTGGTLLETDRASWDRMLDLNLTTVFTATRAIVPHMVAAGRGRVVTIGSRAVVPPAGGFIAYTVAKAAVIAFTQALAEELRGTRVTANCVLPSTMDTPANRAAMPTSDRKGWVSVDSVAAAIAFLASEDAAEVTGALVSV comes from the coding sequence ATGACGGCGCCGGGACGCACGGCGCTGGTCACGGGCGGCACGGGAGCCCTCGGTCAGGCCGTCACGCGCCGGTTGCTGGCCGCCGGCGATACGGTGTGGGTTCCCTATGTGGTCGACGCCGAGCGTGAACGACTCCTGGCGGCCGTCGACACCGAGCAGGCCGGACGCCTGGTTCTCGAGCGTGTCGACGTGGCCGACGCGACAGCGCTCGGACGGTTCGTGAGCGGTGCCCGGGCTCGCCACGGCGGCATCGATGCGCTCATCACCCTAGTCGGCGGGTTCACCGGCGGCACTCTGCTCGAGACCGATCGGGCGAGCTGGGACCGGATGCTGGACCTCAACCTGACCACGGTGTTCACCGCCACCCGCGCCATCGTGCCCCACATGGTCGCGGCGGGCCGCGGACGCGTCGTCACGATCGGCTCACGCGCCGTCGTGCCGCCGGCGGGGGGCTTCATCGCCTACACGGTGGCCAAGGCCGCGGTGATCGCCTTCACCCAGGCGCTGGCCGAGGAGCTGCGGGGCACCCGCGTCACCGCCAACTGTGTCCTTCCCAGCACCATGGACACGCCGGCCAACCGGGCCGCCATGCCGACCAGCGACCGCAAGGGCTGGGTGTCCGTCGACAGCGTCGCCGCGGCGATCGCGTTCCTGGCCAGCGAGGACGCCGCTGAGGTCACCGGGGCTCTCGTCAGCGTATGA
- a CDS encoding ParB/RepB/Spo0J family partition protein, with protein MSDWGVFPEREPTKAARDLAAQVERDGGHVLAIYQEPVGEHWQLFCLLPRDKVEASPYQRDLSPTHVKRLTESVKRLDRFVDPVVALSPRPGVYWTPNGNHRRAVLEKLKAAHVPAILVVEPEVGYQILPLNVEKAHNLKEKSLEVIRMYRELTESQPTTTEEDWAFHFESAHFITLGLLYEQNKRFAGGAFAPILRRVDKFLKTSLRRGLDERTARAELVQSADEALTAVVARIKKRGINHPYVKNYVLARTTPLTRARKTLPSFEQTFRKLTEALADFDVSKVRYEDVQRSAIMAIPAEPA; from the coding sequence GTGAGCGACTGGGGCGTGTTCCCGGAGCGCGAGCCGACCAAGGCGGCGCGGGACCTGGCCGCCCAGGTGGAGCGCGACGGCGGCCACGTCCTGGCCATCTATCAGGAGCCGGTGGGCGAGCACTGGCAGCTGTTCTGCCTGCTGCCGCGCGACAAGGTCGAGGCCAGCCCCTACCAGCGGGATCTGTCGCCGACCCACGTCAAGCGGTTGACCGAGTCCGTCAAGCGGCTCGACCGCTTCGTGGATCCCGTCGTGGCGCTGTCGCCACGGCCCGGGGTGTACTGGACGCCCAACGGCAACCATCGGCGGGCGGTGCTCGAGAAGCTCAAGGCCGCTCACGTCCCGGCGATCCTTGTCGTGGAGCCCGAGGTCGGCTATCAGATCTTGCCGCTGAACGTCGAGAAGGCCCACAACCTCAAGGAGAAGTCCCTCGAGGTGATCCGCATGTACCGCGAGCTGACCGAGAGCCAGCCCACCACGACCGAGGAGGACTGGGCCTTTCACTTCGAGTCGGCCCACTTCATCACGCTGGGGCTGCTCTACGAGCAGAACAAGCGCTTTGCCGGCGGGGCCTTCGCGCCGATCCTCCGGCGCGTGGACAAGTTCCTCAAGACGAGCCTGCGTCGGGGGCTGGACGAGCGGACCGCCCGGGCCGAGCTGGTCCAGTCGGCCGACGAGGCCCTCACCGCGGTGGTGGCCAGGATCAAGAAGCGCGGGATCAACCACCCCTACGTGAAGAACTACGTGCTGGCGCGGACGACGCCGCTCACCCGGGCCCGCAAGACCCTGCCATCGTTCGAGCAGACGTTTCGCAAGCTCACGGAGGCCCTGGCCGACTTCGACGTGAGCAAGGTACGCTACGAAGACGTCCAGCGTTCGGCCATCATGGCCATCCCCGCCGAGCCGGCATGA
- a CDS encoding ABC transporter ATP-binding protein codes for MLSVSGLSKRFGGFTALNGVSFEVAEGEILGLIGPNGSGKTTAFNCISGALTPTSGSIRFQGEELAGLTPDAVCHRGLARTFQIPRPFRKLSILENVAVAAHFGTNRRDGRAQAGAQARRVLELVGLPSDPEATPAMLGAGGLKKLELARALATQPRLLLADESLGGLDPAEMSAAAEMLRRVRGELGITIVWIEHIMATLMRVVDRVVVLDHGEKIAEGRPAAVAEDPRVIEAYLGEKIALA; via the coding sequence GTGCTGAGCGTGAGCGGCCTCAGCAAGCGGTTCGGCGGCTTCACCGCGCTCAACGGCGTGAGCTTCGAGGTCGCCGAGGGAGAGATCCTCGGTCTCATCGGGCCCAACGGCTCCGGCAAGACCACCGCCTTCAACTGCATCTCGGGCGCGCTCACCCCGACGAGCGGATCCATCCGCTTCCAGGGCGAGGAGCTGGCCGGCCTCACTCCGGACGCCGTGTGCCACCGCGGCCTGGCCCGGACGTTCCAGATCCCCCGGCCCTTTCGCAAGCTCTCCATCCTGGAGAACGTCGCCGTCGCCGCGCACTTCGGGACGAACCGCCGCGACGGGCGGGCCCAGGCCGGGGCGCAGGCCCGCCGCGTCCTCGAGCTGGTCGGGTTGCCCTCCGATCCCGAGGCGACACCGGCGATGCTCGGGGCGGGAGGCCTCAAGAAGCTGGAGCTGGCGCGGGCCCTGGCCACGCAGCCACGCCTGCTGCTCGCCGACGAGAGCCTGGGCGGGCTCGACCCGGCCGAGATGAGCGCGGCCGCCGAGATGCTGCGCCGCGTCCGCGGCGAGCTGGGGATCACGATCGTCTGGATCGAGCACATCATGGCCACCCTCATGCGGGTGGTAGACCGCGTCGTCGTCCTCGATCACGGCGAGAAGATCGCCGAAGGCCGGCCCGCCGCAGTGGCGGAAGACCCGCGGGTGATCGAGGCCTATCTGGGCGAAAAGATCGCGCTGGCCTGA
- a CDS encoding branched-chain amino acid ABC transporter permease: protein MIGRAVAAALLGLLALAPLVPLGGMRQYVLHVVIQIFIWSFIGTAWALMGRFGLVSLGHGAFLGVGAYTSTLLWNFFGLTPWVGWLLAVALAVLLALVVAYPCSRFGIVGHYFALVTLAVGEVVRLLIIAERDWTGGSLGLTLRPASSEASLLAIQYADKRVFYYATLLVWLGGLWVWTRLDRSMARAAMEAIGEDETAAASVGIHVTRFKLGVTALSAALTALGGVVYTQYITYVNPETLAGIGVSLRIVFAVVLGGMYSLLGPSIGTALTIALAEYLRIVFGLRFIGMAETIYGLLLVLFIIFLPAGIYGTLRGLVGRARGTPARAAARA, encoded by the coding sequence ATGATCGGCCGCGCCGTCGCCGCCGCCCTGCTGGGCCTCCTCGCCCTGGCCCCCCTCGTGCCCCTGGGCGGCATGCGGCAGTACGTCCTGCACGTGGTCATCCAGATCTTCATCTGGTCGTTCATCGGCACCGCCTGGGCCCTCATGGGTCGCTTCGGCCTCGTCTCCCTGGGCCACGGCGCGTTCCTGGGCGTCGGCGCTTACACCAGCACGCTGCTCTGGAACTTTTTCGGTCTGACGCCGTGGGTCGGCTGGCTGCTCGCCGTCGCCCTGGCCGTGCTGCTGGCGCTGGTGGTCGCCTACCCCTGCTCCCGTTTTGGCATCGTCGGGCACTACTTCGCGCTGGTCACCCTGGCCGTCGGCGAGGTCGTCCGCCTGCTCATCATCGCCGAACGTGATTGGACGGGCGGCTCGCTCGGGCTCACGCTGCGGCCGGCGTCCTCCGAAGCGAGCCTGCTCGCCATCCAGTACGCGGACAAGCGGGTCTTCTACTACGCGACGCTGCTCGTATGGCTGGGCGGGCTGTGGGTCTGGACCCGACTCGATCGCTCGATGGCGCGGGCAGCGATGGAGGCGATCGGCGAGGACGAGACGGCCGCGGCGTCGGTGGGGATTCACGTCACCCGGTTCAAGCTCGGCGTCACCGCGTTGTCGGCGGCCCTGACCGCCCTGGGCGGCGTGGTGTACACGCAGTACATTACGTACGTGAATCCGGAGACCCTGGCCGGCATCGGCGTGTCTCTCCGCATCGTGTTCGCCGTGGTGCTGGGGGGGATGTACTCGCTGCTCGGACCCAGTATCGGCACGGCGCTGACCATCGCCCTGGCCGAATATCTCAGGATCGTCTTCGGCCTGCGCTTCATCGGCATGGCCGAGACGATCTACGGCCTGCTGCTGGTGCTTTTCATCATCTTCCTGCCGGCCGGCATCTACGGGACCCTGCGCGGACTGGTGGGCCGCGCGCGCGGGACGCCGGCCCGGGCGGCCGCCCGAGCGTGA
- a CDS encoding DUF1054 family protein — MPSSAFANADFKVFDVKGFQPRMQELRTRIRPKLETLGHSLAPAIQHTTGEATFAHVAKHARRTVNPPDDTWVAFGGNERGYKKSPHFKVAISRNAVRFLFEVGPEHDDKRRWTAAWLRNAPKLGPVLRRVKGLGWFKNEHDEDPAAMLADLGQEQLVELIDELTRTRDGQFVIGRAVTAAEAARWTDARYREAALETFRALAPLYRLR; from the coding sequence ATGCCGTCTTCCGCCTTCGCCAACGCTGATTTCAAGGTGTTCGACGTGAAGGGCTTTCAGCCCCGGATGCAGGAGCTCCGGACCCGGATCCGGCCCAAGCTGGAAACGCTGGGCCACAGCCTGGCCCCGGCCATTCAGCACACCACCGGGGAGGCGACGTTCGCCCACGTGGCCAAGCACGCCCGGCGCACGGTCAATCCCCCGGACGACACCTGGGTCGCCTTCGGTGGCAACGAGCGCGGCTACAAGAAGTCTCCGCACTTCAAGGTCGCCATCTCTCGCAACGCGGTGCGCTTCCTCTTCGAGGTCGGCCCCGAGCACGACGACAAGCGGCGGTGGACAGCCGCCTGGCTGCGGAATGCGCCGAAGCTGGGACCCGTCCTCCGCCGGGTGAAGGGCCTCGGCTGGTTCAAGAACGAGCACGACGAAGATCCGGCGGCGATGCTGGCCGACCTGGGCCAGGAGCAGCTGGTCGAGCTCATCGACGAGCTCACGCGCACCCGGGACGGTCAGTTCGTGATCGGCCGGGCCGTAACCGCTGCCGAGGCGGCGCGCTGGACCGACGCCCGGTACCGGGAAGCGGCGCTGGAAACCTTCCGCGCCCTGGCCCCGCTCTATCGCCTCCGCTAA
- a CDS encoding branched-chain amino acid ABC transporter permease, with product MDPVFLLEAAINGLLLGGVLALLALGLNLIFGVLDIVWIAYVDLVMLCMYLVYFLVMGYGWPVWLAGVAGLAFGALLGIGVHLLIITPILSSPPVNQLLATGGLLFFIQSLATFLWTTDHRSVRLALPIIEIGTIFVSFARLIAFVLAIVAMVGLYLFLTRTFIGTAIRAVAQDRDAMALMGANPQRIYLVTSAVGGAMAGLAAVLLSIQYSVHPHFGAAFGPITFMICVLGGLGNMVGAFVASFILSEIISVGGVVWSTEMGYVIAFALFIVVMFIRPAGILARRER from the coding sequence ATCGATCCCGTCTTTCTGCTGGAGGCAGCCATCAACGGGCTGTTGCTGGGCGGCGTCCTGGCGCTTCTCGCCCTGGGACTGAATCTCATCTTCGGCGTGCTGGACATCGTCTGGATTGCCTACGTGGACCTGGTCATGCTGTGCATGTACCTGGTCTATTTCCTGGTGATGGGCTACGGCTGGCCGGTGTGGCTGGCCGGCGTGGCGGGGCTGGCCTTCGGCGCGCTGCTGGGGATCGGCGTCCATCTGCTCATCATCACGCCCATCCTCTCCAGCCCGCCCGTGAATCAACTGCTGGCCACCGGGGGGCTACTGTTCTTCATCCAGTCTCTCGCCACGTTCCTGTGGACCACCGACCACCGCTCGGTGCGCCTGGCGCTTCCCATCATCGAGATCGGCACCATCTTCGTGTCGTTCGCCCGCCTGATCGCGTTCGTGCTGGCCATCGTCGCCATGGTGGGGCTCTATCTCTTTCTCACGCGCACCTTCATCGGAACGGCGATCCGGGCGGTAGCCCAGGACCGCGACGCCATGGCCTTGATGGGAGCGAATCCCCAGCGCATCTATCTGGTGACCTCCGCGGTGGGCGGCGCCATGGCCGGGCTGGCGGCCGTGCTCCTCAGCATCCAGTACTCCGTCCACCCACATTTCGGGGCCGCCTTCGGGCCCATCACCTTCATGATTTGCGTGCTGGGCGGGCTGGGCAACATGGTCGGGGCCTTCGTCGCCTCGTTCATACTGAGCGAGATCATCTCGGTGGGGGGCGTGGTCTGGTCGACCGAGATGGGCTACGTGATCGCGTTCGCCCTCTTCATCGTGGTGATGTTCATCCGGCCGGCGGGTATCCTGGCCCGCCGCGAGCGATGA
- a CDS encoding ABC transporter substrate-binding protein yields the protein MKSLRVPSALVMAAAFVTLAVMPWPQAHGQGKTIKVGVLYDHTGPFSAAGSLNCWRGAKMIIDYVNERGGVLGKYRIVQVDGDSQSKAEVAINEAERLLNAEKVDILAGVYSSAHAVPLAEKVDRQKKFLWITTAISSKVFDGRNLQYTFRPQPTGTQFGELSMQYIVEHAQSRLGKDPKALRVAVIYEDGPYGADVALGNETRAKERGVNLVLKEGYSASAPDLSALVTKLRASRPDVLFHTGYNPDISLFLRQAKEQGLRVKAYIGHGAGHSQLDKLKEAFGKDVEFFHTVDPIASQLIDAKKLKPGVGNLTAEMVRRFQAQFDKDIPVGAIAPHVSMGFNNLWILFNDVLPRAIQKHGGWTPEALAAAARDTDIPEGGTMQGYGVKFYPPGHRFAGQNERAYPAVFQVIESKFALVYPTSVATAKAVLPLPPSSPFAAR from the coding sequence ATGAAATCATTGCGCGTACCGTCGGCGCTGGTGATGGCTGCCGCTTTCGTAACGCTGGCCGTCATGCCGTGGCCGCAGGCCCACGGCCAGGGCAAGACCATCAAGGTCGGAGTCCTCTACGATCACACGGGCCCCTTCTCGGCGGCCGGCTCGCTCAACTGCTGGCGGGGCGCCAAGATGATCATCGACTACGTCAACGAGCGGGGCGGCGTCCTCGGCAAGTACAGGATCGTGCAGGTGGACGGCGACAGCCAATCCAAGGCCGAAGTGGCCATCAACGAGGCCGAGCGTCTCCTCAACGCCGAGAAGGTCGACATCCTGGCCGGCGTGTACTCCAGCGCCCACGCGGTGCCGCTGGCCGAGAAGGTGGACCGCCAGAAGAAGTTCCTCTGGATCACGACGGCCATTTCCTCCAAGGTCTTCGACGGCCGCAATCTGCAATACACCTTCCGGCCGCAGCCGACCGGCACCCAGTTCGGCGAGCTGTCGATGCAGTACATCGTCGAGCATGCGCAGAGCCGGCTGGGCAAGGACCCCAAGGCCCTTCGCGTCGCCGTCATCTACGAGGACGGCCCGTACGGCGCCGACGTGGCGCTGGGCAACGAGACCCGCGCCAAGGAGCGCGGGGTCAATCTGGTGCTCAAGGAAGGCTACTCGGCCAGCGCCCCCGATCTGTCCGCGCTGGTCACGAAGCTCCGGGCCTCCCGGCCGGACGTCCTGTTCCACACGGGCTACAACCCTGACATCTCGCTGTTCCTGCGCCAGGCCAAGGAGCAGGGGCTGCGGGTGAAGGCCTACATCGGTCACGGCGCCGGCCACAGTCAGCTCGACAAGCTCAAGGAGGCGTTCGGCAAGGACGTGGAGTTCTTCCACACGGTCGACCCCATCGCCTCGCAGCTCATCGACGCCAAGAAGCTCAAGCCCGGTGTCGGCAACCTGACCGCGGAGATGGTGCGGCGCTTCCAGGCCCAATTCGACAAGGACATCCCGGTGGGGGCCATCGCCCCGCACGTGTCGATGGGCTTCAACAACCTGTGGATCCTGTTCAACGACGTCCTGCCCCGCGCCATCCAGAAGCACGGGGGCTGGACGCCCGAGGCCCTCGCCGCGGCCGCCCGCGACACCGACATTCCCGAAGGTGGGACGATGCAAGGGTACGGCGTGAAGTTCTACCCGCCCGGACACCGCTTCGCCGGCCAGAACGAGCGCGCCTACCCCGCGGTCTTCCAGGTGATCGAGAGCAAGTTCGCCCTCGTCTATCCCACGAGCGTGGCCACGGCGAAGGCGGTGCTGCCCCTGCCGCCCTCGTCACCGTTTGCCGCGCGGTAG
- a CDS encoding CocE/NonD family hydrolase, with product MKDSKPQYEVIVVKNVMVPMRDGVHLAADVYRPARGGAFVDTPLPTLLERTPYSKDAPDRVEANGLWYAERGYVVVLQDVRGRYRSEGSFTFLTQEPEDGYDTVEWIARQPWCNGKVGTFGLSYAGWTQVTAAALNPPHLAAMWVDEAGSNARTSTVRHNGAFEMRFLCWAFWQGAKSREAKADPVLERALGSVNVREWLTRMPLKRGASPLALLPAYEAWAFAIATHGDDDNFWAQPGFNLERHWDRFADCPMMFLSGWYDSYTRANLENFVGLRNRKRGPVQAIMGPWTHGVRQLALSNAGDVEFGPTAPFDHNEERLAFFDRALKGEPDGGPPLRLFVMGGGSGRRTPSGRLDHGGQWREEREWPLPRTRFTEYYLHTGGRLASTRPTAAEAVSRFVFDPRHPVPTVGGNMSSLVGLMPRPAGAPDIPAEERERDMIGIPGAFDQREDPRFLGSAPPYLPLASRPDVLVWQSEPLARDVEVTGPVTVVLWVSSDAPDTDVTAKLIDVHPPSADYPFGFAMNLTDSILRLRYRSGGRPEPLTPGTPTRCVFSLYPTANRFRAGHRIRLDISSSNYPRFDVNPNTGDPLWASPTMRVAVNTIHHDAERPSHIVLPLIET from the coding sequence ATGAAAGACAGCAAGCCGCAGTACGAGGTCATCGTCGTCAAGAACGTGATGGTTCCCATGCGCGACGGCGTTCATCTCGCCGCCGACGTCTATCGGCCCGCGCGCGGCGGCGCCTTCGTCGACACGCCGTTGCCGACCCTGCTCGAGCGCACGCCCTACTCCAAAGACGCTCCGGACCGCGTGGAAGCCAATGGCCTCTGGTACGCGGAGCGTGGATACGTCGTCGTTCTCCAGGATGTCCGTGGACGCTACCGCTCGGAGGGCAGCTTCACCTTCCTCACCCAGGAGCCCGAGGACGGCTACGACACCGTCGAGTGGATCGCGCGTCAGCCCTGGTGCAACGGCAAGGTGGGCACGTTCGGCCTCTCGTACGCCGGGTGGACCCAGGTGACGGCGGCCGCGTTGAATCCACCCCACCTCGCCGCCATGTGGGTCGACGAGGCGGGCTCCAATGCCCGGACCTCCACGGTGCGGCACAACGGCGCCTTCGAGATGCGCTTCCTGTGCTGGGCGTTCTGGCAGGGGGCCAAGTCCCGCGAAGCCAAGGCCGACCCGGTGCTGGAGCGCGCGCTGGGTTCGGTCAACGTGCGCGAATGGCTCACCCGGATGCCGCTCAAGCGGGGGGCCTCTCCGCTGGCGCTGCTCCCGGCTTACGAGGCATGGGCGTTCGCCATCGCCACCCACGGCGACGACGACAACTTCTGGGCGCAGCCCGGCTTCAACCTCGAGCGGCACTGGGACCGCTTCGCCGACTGTCCGATGATGTTCCTCTCCGGCTGGTACGATTCCTATACCCGGGCCAACCTCGAGAACTTCGTGGGGCTGAGGAACCGCAAGCGCGGGCCGGTGCAGGCCATCATGGGACCGTGGACGCACGGCGTACGCCAACTCGCGCTGAGCAACGCCGGCGACGTGGAGTTCGGCCCCACGGCGCCGTTCGACCACAACGAGGAGCGCCTGGCCTTCTTCGACCGGGCGCTGAAGGGCGAGCCCGACGGGGGGCCGCCGCTGCGTCTGTTCGTCATGGGCGGCGGCTCCGGGCGACGAACGCCCTCGGGTCGTCTCGACCACGGGGGGCAGTGGCGCGAGGAGCGGGAGTGGCCACTGCCGCGCACGCGGTTCACCGAATACTACCTGCACACAGGCGGCCGGCTCGCCTCGACCCGGCCGACCGCGGCCGAGGCCGTCAGCCGCTTCGTGTTCGATCCGCGGCACCCCGTGCCGACCGTCGGCGGCAACATGTCGTCGCTCGTCGGGCTCATGCCCCGGCCCGCGGGCGCGCCCGACATCCCCGCCGAGGAGCGAGAGCGCGACATGATCGGTATCCCCGGCGCCTTCGATCAGCGGGAGGATCCACGGTTCCTGGGGTCGGCGCCTCCGTACCTGCCGCTGGCCTCGCGCCCCGACGTGCTGGTCTGGCAGAGCGAGCCGCTGGCCCGAGACGTGGAGGTTACCGGCCCCGTCACGGTCGTCCTCTGGGTCTCCTCGGACGCCCCCGACACCGACGTGACGGCGAAGCTCATCGACGTCCACCCCCCCAGCGCCGATTATCCCTTCGGCTTCGCCATGAACCTCACCGACTCGATCCTGCGCTTGCGTTATCGCAGTGGCGGCCGCCCGGAGCCGCTGACGCCAGGCACGCCGACCCGGTGCGTGTTCTCGCTCTACCCCACGGCGAATCGTTTCCGGGCCGGACACCGCATCCGGCTGGACATCTCGTCCTCGAACTACCCGCGCTTCGACGTCAATCCCAATACCGGCGACCCGCTGTGGGCCAGCCCGACGATGCGAGTGGCCGTGAACACCATTCACCACGATGCCGAGCGCCCCTCGCACATCGTCCTGCCCCTGATCGAGACCTGA
- a CDS encoding ABC transporter ATP-binding protein, with translation MLELKGVTAGYGQFTALWDVNLTVARGEAVAVVGPNGAGKTTLLRVISGVIAPRQGSLVFEGRPLTGRPAYEMVAQGVAHVPEGRRLFPRLTVADNLKMGAFLPSARRDYRESLERVYGLFPVLAERESQRAGSLSGGEQQMLAIGRALMSRPRLILFDEPSMGLAPVLVLRLFDLIRRVRAEGYTILIVEQNVRQVLKLVDRAYLLEVGRIRTEGRAEALSEQDFVRKAYVGL, from the coding sequence ATGCTCGAGCTCAAGGGCGTGACGGCGGGGTACGGGCAGTTCACGGCGCTGTGGGACGTGAACCTCACGGTGGCCCGGGGCGAGGCCGTCGCCGTCGTGGGCCCCAACGGGGCGGGCAAGACGACGCTGCTGCGGGTGATCTCCGGCGTCATCGCCCCCCGCCAGGGCAGCCTGGTCTTCGAGGGCCGGCCGCTGACGGGCCGGCCGGCCTACGAGATGGTGGCCCAGGGCGTCGCCCACGTGCCGGAGGGGCGCCGGCTCTTCCCCAGGCTCACCGTGGCCGACAATCTGAAGATGGGCGCCTTCCTGCCCTCGGCCCGGCGGGACTATCGAGAGAGCCTGGAGCGCGTGTACGGGCTGTTCCCCGTGCTGGCCGAGCGTGAGAGCCAGCGCGCGGGAAGCCTGAGCGGCGGCGAGCAGCAGATGCTGGCGATCGGGCGGGCCCTCATGTCCCGGCCGCGACTGATTCTCTTCGACGAGCCCTCCATGGGGCTGGCCCCGGTTCTGGTCCTGCGGCTCTTCGACCTGATCCGTCGGGTGCGCGCCGAGGGCTACACCATCCTCATCGTCGAGCAGAACGTCCGTCAGGTCCTGAAGCTCGTGGATCGGGCCTACCTGCTGGAGGTCGGCCGGATCCGAACGGAGGGACGCGCCGAGGCGCTGAGCGAGCAGGATTTCGTGCGGAAGGCGTACGTGGGCCTGTGA